ATCATCCTGGCCGCCGCGATCACGACGACCCTGGGCTTGCCGATGTGGCTGGACGTGATCAGCGAGTACGTGTTCGGCTTCCTGTTCGGGCTGCTGATCTTCCAGGCGCTCTTTATGCGGGACATGCTGGGCGGCTCGTACCTGCGGGCGGTGCGGCGCTCGTTCCTGCCGGAGTGGGTCTCGATGAACGCGGTGATGGCGGGCATGGTGCCGGTGATGGTGATCCTGATGAGCCGCGACATGACGGCGATGGAACCCACCTCGCTGCGCTTCTGGGGGGTGATGTCCCTGGCGACCCTGGTGGGCTTCGCCGTGGCCTACCCGGTCAACGTCTGGCTGGTGGCGAGCGGTCTCAAGCACGGCATGGGCACGGTGCGGGCCCTGGGTCGGGGCGGACACGACCTCGCCGCCGAGGAGCGCCTGATCGAGCGCACCACCGGTGAGGTGCCCGCGCCAGGCGCCTCCACCGCCCACCATTCCATGAAAGGCATGTGACATGAA
This is a stretch of genomic DNA from Deinococcus aerius. It encodes these proteins:
- a CDS encoding DUF4396 domain-containing protein; the encoded protein is MTPAATGWATIDVILAVWFGLTALSAAYVAWDAFTRNPEMRVMKWGWLLVTLYTGPVGAALYILSCQEPAPGTHETFVQPLWKQSVGSSIHCLAGDATGIILAAAITTTLGLPMWLDVISEYVFGFLFGLLIFQALFMRDMLGGSYLRAVRRSFLPEWVSMNAVMAGMVPVMVILMSRDMTAMEPTSLRFWGVMSLATLVGFAVAYPVNVWLVASGLKHGMGTVRALGRGGHDLAAEERLIERTTGEVPAPGASTAHHSMKGM